A section of the Oncorhynchus tshawytscha isolate Ot180627B linkage group LG09, Otsh_v2.0, whole genome shotgun sequence genome encodes:
- the si:dkey-16l2.17 gene encoding tryptase-2, whose product MSVTVWHSFHPPSPPSPESFVPQARSSIVGGKDAQKGSWPWIVYLLITDDRGCFSCGGSLLTEEWVLTAAHCVDPHDNPIPDRSSIRLGTHSLNEPSVFYRSISRIVSHPQYQRLALLHDIALVKMSEKVSFSSLVKPMSLPKPSDAFGPRPKCFVAGWGDVGNNVELSGNRTLQELKLPIVKQSTCKKKFPELTDNMLCAGSMKKDEDSCQGDSGGPLVCRSSGEFVQVGIVSFGDINGCALKGFPGVYTRVKRYMDFINETITSDRQASAEA is encoded by the exons atgag TGTCACAGTCTGGCATTCTTTCCAccctccatcacctccctctccAGAATCGTTTGTGCCCCAGGCTCGGAGCTCTATCGTGGGGGGAAAGGATGCTCAAAAGGGCAGCTGGCCGTGGATAGTCTACCTTTTAATCACGGATGATAGAGGCTGCTTTAGCTGTGGTGGATCCCTCCTTACTGAGGAATGGGTGCTCACCGCTGCACACTGTGTTGACcc GCATGACAACCCTATTCCAGACCGTTCCTCCATTCGTCTGGGGACACACAGCCTGAATGAGCCATCAGTGTTTTATCGATCCATCTCACGAATCGTCAGTCACCCACAGTACCAGCGTTTGGCCCTGCTGCACGACATCGCTTTGGTGAAGATGAGTGAAAAGGTGTCCTTTTCCTCCCTGGTGAAGCCCATGTCCCTGCCCAAACCGAGTGATGCCTTTGGCCCAAGGCCGAAGTGCTTCGTCGCTGGCTGGGGCGACGTCGGGAACAATG TGGAATTGTCTGGTAATAGGACACTCCAGGAGCTGAAGTTGCCCATCGTGAAACAGAGCACCTGTAAAAAAAAGTTTCCGGAACTCACTGACAACATGCTGTGTGCTGGCTCCATGAAAAAAGATGAAGACTCCTGTCAG GGGGACTCTGGTGGGCCGTTGGTTTGTCGCTCATCTGGTgagtttgtccaggtgggaatcgTGAGTTTTGGGGATATCAATGGCTGTGCTTTGAAAGGCTTCCCTGGAGTCTACACCCGTGTGAAACGCTACATGGACTTCATCAATGAGACTATAACCTCAGACAGACAGGCTTCTGCTGAGGCCTAG